In the Peromyscus maniculatus bairdii isolate BWxNUB_F1_BW_parent chromosome 20, HU_Pman_BW_mat_3.1, whole genome shotgun sequence genome, one interval contains:
- the Klf10 gene encoding Krueppel-like factor 10, with protein MLNFGASLQQASEEKMEIISEKLKESVYSWNKTEKSDFEAVEALMSMSCDWKSGFRRYPEHRPVTPVSDTSEEESLLPGTPDLHTIPAFCLTPPYSPSDFEPSQASNLVPPAPSTGHFKSFSEATKAPAVAPFKEEEKRAVAAPPLPKAQATSVIRHTADAQLCNHRSCPVKAASILNYQDNSFRRRTHLNAEASRKNIPCAAVSPNRSKCEQSAAAAAADGDEKAGAALYDLAVPSSETVICRSQPAPGSPVQKSVLVSSPTVPTGAVPPMPVICQMVPLPANNSLVTTVVPSTPPSQPPAVCPPVLFMGTQVPKGTVMFVVPQPVVQSPKPPVVSPNGTRLSPIAPAPGFSPSAARVTPQTDSSRVRSHVCSHPGCGKTYFKSSHLKAHVRTHTGEKPFSCSWKGCERRFARSDELSRHRRTHTGEKKFACPMCDRRFMRSDHLTKHARRHLSAKKLPNWQMEVSKLNDIALPPTAASAQ; from the exons ATGCTGAACTTCGGCGCTTCTCTCCAGCAAGCTTCG GAGGAGAAAATGGAGATAATCTCTGAAAAGCTGAAAGAGAGTGTGTACTCCTGGAACAAGACGGAGAAGAGTGACTTTGAAGCCGTGGAAGCGCTGATGTCCATGAGCTGCGACTGGAAGTCTGGGTTCAGGAGATACCCTGAGCACAGGCCTGTCACTCCAGTGTCTGACACCTCAGAGGAAGAGAGCTTGCTCCCGGGGACACCGGACCTCCACACGATCCCAGCCTTT TGTCTGACGCCGCCTTACAGCCCCTCCGACTTTGAACCCTCTCAAGCGTCAAATCTGGTGCCACCAGCGCCATCTACTGGCCACTTCAAATCATTCTCCGAGGCTACCAAGGCTCCCGCTGTGGCTCCTttcaaggaggaggaaaagagagctgTGGCTGCTCCTCCCCTCCCTAAGGCGCAAGCCACAAGTGTCATCCGTCACACAGCCGACGCCCAGCTCTGTAACCACCGATCCTGCCCCGTGAAAGCAGCTAGCATCCTCAACTACCAGGACAATTCCTTCCGAAGAAGAACCCACCTGAACGCGGAGGCTTCCAGAAAGAACATCCCCTGTGCCGCTGTGTCACCGAACAGATCCAAGTGTGAGCAGAGCGCCGCTGCCGCGGCGGCAGACGGTGACGAGAAGGCAGGGGCTGCGCTGTATGACCTTGCTGTGCCTTCCTCAGAGACAGTCATTTGTCGGTCGCAGCCAGCTCCTGGGTCCCCGGTGCAGAAGTCTGTGTTAGTCTCTTCCCCCACGGTACCCACCGGGGCAGTGCCGCCCATGCCTGTCATCTGCCAGATGGTTCCCCTTCCTGCAAACAACTCTCTTGTGACCACAGTTGTCCCCAGCACTCCACCCAGCCAGCCCCCGGCCGTCTGCCCCCCTGTGTTGTTCATGGGCACCCAGGTGCCCAAGGGCACCGTGATGTTCGTCGTTCCCCAGCCTGTTGTGCAGAGCCCCAAGCCTCCGGTGGTCAGCCCCAATGGCACCAGACTGTCTCCCATCGCCCCTGCGCCCGGCTTCTCCCCTTCAGCCGCAAGAGTCACTCCCCAGACCGATTCGTCCAGAGTGAGGAGTCATGTCTGTAGCCATCCAGGGTGTGGCAAGACTTACTTTAAAAGTTCCCATCTGAAGGCCCACGTAAGAACACACACAG GGGAAAAGCCTTTCAGCTGCAGTTGGAAAGGCTGTGAGAGGAGGTTCGCTCGTTCCGATGAACTGTCCAGACACCGGCGAACCCACACAGGCGAGAAGAAATTTGCCTGTCCTATGTGTGACCGTCGGTTCATGAGGAGTGACCACTTGACCAAGCATGCCCGGCGCCACCTATCAGCCAAGAAGCTCCCCAACTGGCAGATGGAAGTGAGCAAGTTAAATGACATTGCCCTGCCTCCGACCGCTGCTTCTGCACAGTGA